A single genomic interval of Zingiber officinale cultivar Zhangliang chromosome 4A, Zo_v1.1, whole genome shotgun sequence harbors:
- the LOC121972233 gene encoding uncharacterized protein LOC121972233, which produces MLDHDEYLKAYYEAILKRQKEQEEALSIQQGIERTQMQDDGVSETERQVGKKAKRQVYEKDIVEWEDAPTSGSGEKYVLADLNMEATESGDEEDDIDWEEG; this is translated from the exons ATGCTTGATCAC GATGAATATCTCAAGGCGTACTACGAAGCTATATTAAAGAGGCAGAAAGAACAGGAAGAAGCTTTAAGCATACAACAAGGGATAGAAAGAACTCAGATGCAAGATGATGGTGTTTCTGAAACAGAACGCCAAGTGGGGAAGAAAGCTAAACGACAAGTTTATGAAAAAGATATTGTGGAGTGGGAAGATGCTCCAACTTCCG GTTCAGGTGAAAAGTATGTACTTGCGGACTTGAACATGGAGGCGACTGAATCCGGTGATGAAGAGGACGACATCGACTGGGAGGAAGGCTGA